The DNA segment GTGCTTTTACTATCTCTTGCTGATTGCCTGTATCACCGATAAATTGGGTTTCATAGACAACATCGTTTTGTTTCCATATATAATTCTGGGTCTTAGTTATGCCTTTTGATATTATATTGGGGTTTGTGATATCTAGTTCATATTTTAAGACTTTAATGTCATTAATCATTATAGAAACAACATCTATCTTCTTTTCGGCAACATTATTTTTTACTTTTGCATCTATAATAGGGTCTTTGTAATATTCCAAGCTTATATAGCCATTTTGAATCATGTCATCATATTTTGAGGTGTCGTTTGTCTGGTATAAAGATATTTCTTGTATGGAGTCTTTATCTTTTAATTGAAAAATTGTCTCCATTTTAATCATTTCAACTAGCTTATTATCGTGTAGAGTTTCGCTAAAAGGACGGATGAGCGAAGAAACTGGAACAAATCCGCCGGGCAAGTTTAGTGGAAATTTAGGGGCAAATCCCAGTATTTCTCGGGCCGCTTCTAGGTCTTTATTACTGTAAATTTCCAAAAACCTATCATAATCCCTTGATTTATATTCAATATTTTGTATGTCTTTAGGGAATTTAAGGGATGAGAGAAGTATCTTTATATCATCTCTTGGAATTTCGCTAAGGGAAAAACCTTCGAAATCGCCATTTTTACGATAATATGGTATGCTATACCATATATTTCCATCTTGCCATATAAAGTATTTTTCAACTATTTTAGTAATAGGTCTAACTTTTATACGTCCTGTATCATGTTTTCTGTAATCTTCTAAGTCTTCTTCCTTTATATCCCAGTCTTTGCTTACTGTTAAACAAGTTCCCTGTATATTTGAAATGTTCATGGGTTCTTCACTAAACTTTATATTGGGCTTAATAGTCCTTTCATTAATAACTTTTTCATTGGCATCTGAATGCATTTCCTTCAAATATTTTATCATATCATTGTTAGAAACTAAGATGGATACACCAATTTGCTTATCAACGTCAACTTTAGTAAAATCTACACTGGCTAATCCTTTCTCTTCATAAAAAAATATTTTGTCAAATTCATAATCTGTAGGCATCTTGTCAGGCACCTTAAAGTCAAAATCAATAAAATCCATGGCTCTATCTAAAGTGGAAAAAACTTTTTCGGCCTCATCAAAGCTAAATTGCTCTGTTTCCGTATTTTTTTCCGGCTTTAAAGTTGTGTTGGTACCAGTTTCTGCATTTGTAAGGGTGCAGCAGCCAAGAACTATGAAAAATATCAGGGCAATAGCCGATAGTTTATATGAACCCTTTTTAAACATGTTTATCATGATAATTCTCCTCTCAATTTGCTCTTTGCCTTCATAAAAATATGCATAGAGCATTTTATTGTGCTGTGGTCTTGATATTAAGCTAGAGAGTTTTATTATTGTCCTGCCGTAATGGGTGAATTCATTTTCTTCTAGGTTTTCAAGTACATACATATCGCATGCGCACTCTATGTCAGCTCTCATTTTTTTCATGGCAAACCATACAATGGGGTTAAACCAGTGCAGCATTATGGCTAGCGTTGAAAGTAGATTGCATAATAGGTCTTTTCTTTTGTAATGGCTGAGTTCATGTAGGAGTATGTGTGAAAGTTCTTTGTCGTCAATTTTGTTTAAGATATGTTTAGGTAGGTATATTCTTGGTTTTAATATGCCGAAGATAAAGGGGCTGCAAAAGCCTTTACCACAGAAAAGCTCAATTTGCGTGTTTATTGCCAGCTTTTTTTTGCAATTATTTAGTATATCTAAGTATTTGGATGGGTTATTTTTTCGAAGGTTTTTGTGTCTTTCTTAAATCTTATTGCTGCAGTTAATAAAAATGCAGCCATTGTTAGAAAACCGATAAGCCATGCACAGCTGCTTAAGCCAATGATGTTTTCAAACTTATTTGTTTCATTTTTATTTAAAATTGATTTCTTTGGTTTTAGTAGGTCATCTTCTAAGAAATTGTTGTCTTGGTGTCCTTGTTTATTGATATTAGTTAGATCTGGCTTTGCTTTATTTATTGCCATGTCTATTTGCCTTTTAGTAAAGGGTTCCGTTTCTTTTGTGCTGGGTATTAGTGTCTCAAGTGATATGCTGTCTTTGCTGCCTGGCAAAAGGTTGAATATGCTTAGGTTGCTTTCAGGGGCAAAAGGCATCAATAGTCTTATTAATACAAGAAGCCATAAAATGTGATGAAATCTAGGTGTAAGTTTATCTTTAAATATTTTCCCGATAAAAAGAATGAGTAAGGCTATTGTTGTTGATGTCAAAGACGCATATAAAACCCTCAAGAATATTTTCTTTAATACAATAATCATTTTTAAAAACCCTCATTAATTAAATTTTCTATGGTTTTTTTTTAGATGCTTTTTTCTGTTCTAGAATATTTTCTAGATGTTTGATTTCCTTTTCTGTCAGTTCCTCTTGTTCTAGGAACTTTGAAAAAAGCATACCCACAGCACCATCATATACCCTGTGCAGAAAGGTTTTGTTTTCTGCTTTGATGTATTCATCACGAGATACTGCCGGATAGTAGATATAATTCCTTCCGGATTTTTTATGAGTTATAGCTTGCTTTTTAAGAAGTCTGTTTAAAAAGGTTTTTACAGTTTGGTCTGACCAGTTTATCTCTTCTGGCAGTAATGCGATGATTTCACTGGCTAATAACGGACTCTTTTCCCACAATATCTTCATGACCACAAGCTCTGATTCGGTTATATTAGGGATATTTTTCATGTAACCACCCCTGTTGTTTTTATTTACAGCTGTAAACGATGAAACTATGTATAGTTTACATGTGTAAATGATATTTGTCAAGTGCTATTTTGAGCCTTAAATAAAAAAAGACAAGGAATCGCTCTCTTCCGAACTATACCATTGATTTTCTTCTGCTATGGTTTAATATATCTGTTTCATCATCAGATTCAAGAATTAATGTTTGGTAAGTCCCTTTATTTTTATATCTATATTTATTAAGCATCCTTTCTTTTACAAATTTAAACATTTTATATCCATATACTATTCTTACACCTATGTAGGAAAATACAATCCCGGCTTGTATACCTATTAGCATCCCGAATACAATATAAAATAAACTTGATCTCGAAACATTCTTTTAATGTCTCTATTTGATATCCCAATGTCTCTCAATATTCCAATTTTTTTATTCTGTCAACTAATATAATGTTGTAGATATTGTATATAATATTGAAAAGATTAGCATAACCGCTAATCCTGCATGGTTTTCGTTAAAAAATACTCCGGTATTGGCTGTCCTCACTTATCTTAGCTTCTGCTGAAGAATGACTGTATCTTTTTCACAACATTACTAAATTTAAATTGAATCTCTTTAGCATTAATAGCACAAAATATACTATTTTCATGTATAATAAAAAAGCCCTAACCCCATTAAAACAGGGGTTTAGAACCTCCCTGCATGCCTAAATTGGTATCCGTTCATATCAAAGGTATTCTTCATCAAAATAAACATAAGTCCTACATTTATCTCGTTTCTCATATCTGAAATAGCATTCTTGGAGTTCCTATTTAAAGGTTTGAAAATCAAAATTTTTATTGACCGGGACAATTGTTCCATCTTCTTTAGTTCCAGATAAAAGT comes from the Tepidanaerobacter acetatoxydans Re1 genome and includes:
- a CDS encoding BlaI/MecI/CopY family transcriptional regulator; this translates as MKNIPNITESELVVMKILWEKSPLLASEIIALLPEEINWSDQTVKTFLNRLLKKQAITHKKSGRNYIYYPAVSRDEYIKAENKTFLHRVYDGAVGMLFSKFLEQEELTEKEIKHLENILEQKKASKKKP